In Tachysurus vachellii isolate PV-2020 chromosome 10, HZAU_Pvac_v1, whole genome shotgun sequence, the following proteins share a genomic window:
- the ston2 gene encoding stonin-2 isoform X4 — protein MDTLNWTTDVSHTNGQSNAGMSRFASWVTFDDDDDDDVKEPAHHPAPKPSSVRIGNLNSFSLQDTNSNLIVSSVQNRSSDRHILDLTPDRTDSVFFESPLLNSSTPYTKKNPFLHEDFSNISPSSINPFSAYFSKTAHTSSDSHETQGTRSVLFDSSLPNPDTQRDSTLFFSTVEGSDGGTGSGTTYLSGHLGDSLDPFKSLQISDPDQEPSLPDDTVDAGDEEETSYVPSHMAPQDGWPMLLRIPEKKNIMSSRHWGPIFVRLSDAGQLRLYYEKGLEKHFKEFQLSTQLEISEHKMQHYEENGRVHTLSLDQVVYKEKRKIQPKVSVVHMPVKEQLVKLGTTDYQDFLSFRYALQENLAALSADVDAITSPVPYSEEEMQVEVLDLFYGVLSKEDNHILQQLVTTRISVLAFLTSSTPCRIGLNDIQVKGKEVVSRHDIIPNTTTRWIRLRDCRLHKCADESEFTESRTISFEPPSGRRFDLLRFRTAYAEKTLPFTLRTVVSVRGAEVELQSWLVMSTGFLSNRDPLTLIPCENIAIRYPIPETWAKNFRRESVTGEKSLKARFNKGASFGSISTSGSEPAMRVTLGTAKYEQAFRAVVWRISRLPDKNSALGHPHTFFCHLELGSDREVPNKFQSVLEVEFDMPAASASKTTVRSLSVRDRAELKKWITYKAHYSYQVEIEQKNEGVMEHQDQDHVTPCAQQ, from the exons ATGGATACGCTCAACTGGACGACGGACGTCTCTCATACGAACGGCCAATCGAATGCCGGCATGAGCCGCTTTGCCAGTTGGGTGACGTttgacgacgacgacgacgacgacgtgAAGGAGCCAGCCCACCATCCCGCCCCCAAACCATCCTCCGTTAGGATTGGCAACCTGAACAGTTTTAGTTTACAGGACACCAACAGCAACTTGATTGTGTCCTCCGTCCAAAACCGGAGTTCAGACAGACACATTCTGGATTTAACTCCAGACAGAACGGATTCTGTGTTCTTCGAAAGCCCGCTGTTAAACAGCAGCACACCTTACACCAAGAAGAATCCCTTTCTCCATGAGgatttttcaaacatttcacCCTCTTCTATTAACCCCTTCAGCGCCTATTTTAGTAAGACGGCGCACACGTCGTCCGACAGCCACGAAACCCAGGGGACACGTTCTGTCTTATTTGATTCTTCTCTCCCTAATCCTGACACCCAAAGGGACTCCACCCTTTTCTTTTCCACTGTGGAGGGTTCAGATGGTGGGACTGGGTCTGGGACTACTTACCTCTCAGGTCATCTTGGAGATAGCCTGGATCCATTCAAAAGCTTGCAGATCTCTGATCCAGACCAGGAACCTTCGCTACCAGATGACACTGTGGATGCAGGGGATGAGGAGGAAACTTCCTATGTACCATCTCACATGGCTCCTCAAGATGGCTGGCCCATGCTCCTGCGCATTCCAGAGAAGAAGAACATCATGTCCTCTCGGCACTGGGGGCCGATCTTTGTAAGACTCAGCGATGCCGGTCAGCTGAGGCTCTATTATGAGAAAGGTCTGGAGAAACACTTTAAGGAGTTCCAGCTCAGCACCCAGCTCGAGATCTCCGAACACAAAATGCAACACTATGAGGAGAACGGCCGTGTCCATACCCTCAGCTTGGACCAGGTGGTATACAAGGAGAAGCGCAAGATCCAGCCAAAAGTTAGCGTGGTTCACATGCCTGTGAAGGAGCAGCTGGTAAAGCTTGGAACCACAGACTACCAGGATTTTCTAAGCTTCAGGTACGCCTTGCAGGAAAATCTGGCCGCGTTGTCGGCAGACGTGGACGCCATCACCTCACCTGTGCCTTACTCTGAAGAGGAGATGCAGGTGGAAGTTTTAGATCTCTTTTACGGCGTTCTGTCCAAAGAAGACAACCATATTTTACAACAGCTGGTAACGACACGGATTTCTGTGCTCGCCTTTTTAACAAGTTCAACCCCCTGCCGCATAGGTCTCAACGACATCCAGGTAAAAGGTAAAGAGGTGGTGTCACGGCATGACATCATCCCCAACACCACCACGCGTTGGATCCGTCTGCGTGACTGTCGGCTGCACAAGTGCGCAGACGAATCAGAGTTTACAGAATCCAGGACCATCTCCTTTGAGCCTCCATCTGGACGGAGATTTGATCTTCTGCGTTTCCGGACAGCGTACGCCGAGAAGACGCTGCCCTTCACCTTGAGAACGGTCGTCAGTGTCCGAGGCGCGGAGGTGGAGCTACAGTCCTGGCTAGTGATGTCAACAGGCTTCTTGTCCAATAGAGACCCTCTAACGCTGATCCCCTGCGAAAACATTGCAATCCGTTACCCCATTCCCGAAACATGGGCAAAGAACTTCCGCAGAGAGAGTGTGACGGGAGAAAAGTCACTGAAGGCACGCTTTAATAAAGGAGCCAGCTTTGGTTCTATAAGCACATCAGGGTCAGAACCAGCGATGAGGGTCACTCTGGGTACCGCAAAGTACGAACAAGCCTTCAGAGCCGTGGTGTGGAGAATCAGCCGCCTGCCGGATAAAAACTCAG CATTGGGTCACCCTCACACCTTCTTCTGCCATTTGGAGCTGGGATCTGACCGGGAAGTGCCAAACAAGTTCCAGAGTGTGTTGGAGGTGGAGTTCGACATGCCCGCCGCTTCAGCCTCGAAGACCACCGtccgctctctgtctgtccgagACCGGGCCGAACTGAAGAAGTGGATCACTTACAAAGCGCATTACTCCTACCAG GTGGAGATCGAGCAGAAGAACGAGGGCGTGATGGAGCACCAGGATCAGGACCATGTGACTCCGTGCGCTCAGCAGTGA
- the ston2 gene encoding stonin-2 isoform X3, giving the protein MDASSCDLPSLSTEDPPSHGTSPPHSAHSSVCLEDEGVNMDTLNWTTDVSHTNGQSNAGMSRFASWVTFDDDDDDDVKEPAHHPAPKPSSVRIGNLNSFSLQDTNSNLIVSSVQNRSSDRHILDLTPDRTDSVFFESPLLNSSTPYTKKNPFLHEDFSNISPSSINPFSAYFSKTAHTSSDSHETQGTRSVLFDSSLPNPDTQRDSTLFFSTVEGSDGGTGSGTTYLSGHLGDSLDPFKSLQISDPDQEPSLPDDTVDAGDEEETSYVPSHMAPQDGWPMLLRIPEKKNIMSSRHWGPIFVRLSDAGQLRLYYEKGLEKHFKEFQLSTQLEISEHKMQHYEENGRVHTLSLDQVVYKEKRKIQPKVSVVHMPVKEQLVKLGTTDYQDFLSFRYALQENLAALSADVDAITSPVPYSEEEMQVEVLDLFYGVLSKEDNHILQQLVTTRISVLAFLTSSTPCRIGLNDIQVKGKEVVSRHDIIPNTTTRWIRLRDCRLHKCADESEFTESRTISFEPPSGRRFDLLRFRTAYAEKTLPFTLRTVVSVRGAEVELQSWLVMSTGFLSNRDPLTLIPCENIAIRYPIPETWAKNFRRESVTGEKSLKARFNKGASFGSISTSGSEPAMRVTLGTAKYEQAFRAVVWRISRLPDKNSALGHPHTFFCHLELGSDREVPNKFQSVLEVEFDMPAASASKTTVRSLSVRDRAELKKWITYKAHYSYQVEIEQKNEGVMEHQDQDHVTPCAQQ; this is encoded by the exons ATTCATCTGTATGCCTCGAGGACGAGGGTGTAAACATGGATACGCTCAACTGGACGACGGACGTCTCTCATACGAACGGCCAATCGAATGCCGGCATGAGCCGCTTTGCCAGTTGGGTGACGTttgacgacgacgacgacgacgacgtgAAGGAGCCAGCCCACCATCCCGCCCCCAAACCATCCTCCGTTAGGATTGGCAACCTGAACAGTTTTAGTTTACAGGACACCAACAGCAACTTGATTGTGTCCTCCGTCCAAAACCGGAGTTCAGACAGACACATTCTGGATTTAACTCCAGACAGAACGGATTCTGTGTTCTTCGAAAGCCCGCTGTTAAACAGCAGCACACCTTACACCAAGAAGAATCCCTTTCTCCATGAGgatttttcaaacatttcacCCTCTTCTATTAACCCCTTCAGCGCCTATTTTAGTAAGACGGCGCACACGTCGTCCGACAGCCACGAAACCCAGGGGACACGTTCTGTCTTATTTGATTCTTCTCTCCCTAATCCTGACACCCAAAGGGACTCCACCCTTTTCTTTTCCACTGTGGAGGGTTCAGATGGTGGGACTGGGTCTGGGACTACTTACCTCTCAGGTCATCTTGGAGATAGCCTGGATCCATTCAAAAGCTTGCAGATCTCTGATCCAGACCAGGAACCTTCGCTACCAGATGACACTGTGGATGCAGGGGATGAGGAGGAAACTTCCTATGTACCATCTCACATGGCTCCTCAAGATGGCTGGCCCATGCTCCTGCGCATTCCAGAGAAGAAGAACATCATGTCCTCTCGGCACTGGGGGCCGATCTTTGTAAGACTCAGCGATGCCGGTCAGCTGAGGCTCTATTATGAGAAAGGTCTGGAGAAACACTTTAAGGAGTTCCAGCTCAGCACCCAGCTCGAGATCTCCGAACACAAAATGCAACACTATGAGGAGAACGGCCGTGTCCATACCCTCAGCTTGGACCAGGTGGTATACAAGGAGAAGCGCAAGATCCAGCCAAAAGTTAGCGTGGTTCACATGCCTGTGAAGGAGCAGCTGGTAAAGCTTGGAACCACAGACTACCAGGATTTTCTAAGCTTCAGGTACGCCTTGCAGGAAAATCTGGCCGCGTTGTCGGCAGACGTGGACGCCATCACCTCACCTGTGCCTTACTCTGAAGAGGAGATGCAGGTGGAAGTTTTAGATCTCTTTTACGGCGTTCTGTCCAAAGAAGACAACCATATTTTACAACAGCTGGTAACGACACGGATTTCTGTGCTCGCCTTTTTAACAAGTTCAACCCCCTGCCGCATAGGTCTCAACGACATCCAGGTAAAAGGTAAAGAGGTGGTGTCACGGCATGACATCATCCCCAACACCACCACGCGTTGGATCCGTCTGCGTGACTGTCGGCTGCACAAGTGCGCAGACGAATCAGAGTTTACAGAATCCAGGACCATCTCCTTTGAGCCTCCATCTGGACGGAGATTTGATCTTCTGCGTTTCCGGACAGCGTACGCCGAGAAGACGCTGCCCTTCACCTTGAGAACGGTCGTCAGTGTCCGAGGCGCGGAGGTGGAGCTACAGTCCTGGCTAGTGATGTCAACAGGCTTCTTGTCCAATAGAGACCCTCTAACGCTGATCCCCTGCGAAAACATTGCAATCCGTTACCCCATTCCCGAAACATGGGCAAAGAACTTCCGCAGAGAGAGTGTGACGGGAGAAAAGTCACTGAAGGCACGCTTTAATAAAGGAGCCAGCTTTGGTTCTATAAGCACATCAGGGTCAGAACCAGCGATGAGGGTCACTCTGGGTACCGCAAAGTACGAACAAGCCTTCAGAGCCGTGGTGTGGAGAATCAGCCGCCTGCCGGATAAAAACTCAG CATTGGGTCACCCTCACACCTTCTTCTGCCATTTGGAGCTGGGATCTGACCGGGAAGTGCCAAACAAGTTCCAGAGTGTGTTGGAGGTGGAGTTCGACATGCCCGCCGCTTCAGCCTCGAAGACCACCGtccgctctctgtctgtccgagACCGGGCCGAACTGAAGAAGTGGATCACTTACAAAGCGCATTACTCCTACCAG GTGGAGATCGAGCAGAAGAACGAGGGCGTGATGGAGCACCAGGATCAGGACCATGTGACTCCGTGCGCTCAGCAGTGA